The following proteins are encoded in a genomic region of bacterium:
- a CDS encoding histidine phosphatase family protein — MSGGTRIYLIRHGQTVWNAEGRFQGQTDSALSDLGHRQASRLAIVLARVPFSAIYSSPLSRARLTAEVIANAHRLPVVEVADLREIGMGVWEGLTAAEITQRFGPVLEPRRRNPEWIAPQGGETLADVRARSMHAMLAIAARHAGTTVAVVAHGAVIKTVILTALDAPLTSYWRIRQENAAMNILDLGGDQPRVRVINETLHLSETPSERHQAE, encoded by the coding sequence GTGAGCGGTGGCACCCGTATCTACCTCATTCGCCACGGCCAGACCGTGTGGAACGCGGAAGGGCGCTTTCAGGGACAAACCGATAGTGCCCTCAGCGACCTCGGCCACCGCCAAGCGTCTCGGCTCGCGATCGTCCTCGCCCGGGTGCCTTTTTCGGCGATCTATAGCAGTCCGCTCTCCCGAGCGCGGCTGACCGCGGAAGTCATCGCGAACGCCCATCGTCTGCCGGTGGTGGAGGTCGCGGACCTGCGCGAGATCGGGATGGGTGTGTGGGAAGGGTTGACCGCGGCGGAAATCACTCAGCGCTTCGGTCCCGTGCTCGAACCGCGGCGGAGGAATCCAGAGTGGATCGCGCCGCAGGGAGGCGAGACGCTCGCCGACGTCCGCGCCCGCTCCATGCACGCGATGCTGGCCATCGCCGCGCGGCATGCGGGCACGACCGTGGCGGTCGTGGCGCACGGTGCCGTGATCAAGACGGTGATCTTGACCGCCCTCGATGCGCCGCTGACGTCCTACTGGCGGATCCGCCAGGAGAACGCGGCGATGAACATCCTGGATCTCGGCGGGGACCAGCCTCGGGTCAGGGTGATCAACGAAACGCTTCATCTGAGCGAGACCCCTTCCGAGCGACATCAGGCGGAATAG
- a CDS encoding shikimate dehydrogenase, with translation MHARNRFGGQPTGIDGTTRVVGIIGDAIRGSLSPRLHNAAFAALELNWCYVAFPVTRDRLGAAIRGLPALGITGANVTVPHKEAVLAYLDDATEDARIIGAVNTIEVAGDRSVGHNTDTVGLVDALRRDGGVSLEGQRAVVVGAGGAARAAAFALAGAGAASVTIVNRNWDRAAALSAAVRRMFTCACDAVPLDGHGLASTLGEATLLVQATTVGGGGRRESAVPGGLLHPGLFVMDMIYEPQETVLLREARALGCRTLGGLAMLVYQGARAFEIWTGRDAPLQVMRDAVGLPREAAPKS, from the coding sequence TTGCATGCGAGGAACAGGTTCGGAGGTCAACCGACGGGGATCGACGGGACGACAAGAGTGGTCGGCATCATCGGGGATGCGATTCGGGGAAGCCTCTCCCCACGGCTCCACAACGCCGCGTTCGCGGCGTTGGAGCTCAACTGGTGTTACGTCGCCTTCCCGGTCACGCGGGACCGTCTCGGCGCTGCGATACGCGGGCTGCCGGCGCTTGGGATCACCGGGGCAAACGTGACCGTCCCGCACAAGGAAGCCGTCCTCGCCTACCTCGATGACGCGACCGAAGATGCGCGCATCATCGGTGCGGTCAACACCATCGAAGTGGCCGGCGACCGGTCGGTCGGCCACAACACCGATACGGTCGGACTGGTGGACGCGCTCCGACGCGACGGGGGAGTGTCGCTGGAGGGGCAGCGGGCAGTCGTGGTCGGGGCGGGGGGGGCGGCTCGGGCCGCCGCGTTCGCGCTTGCCGGGGCGGGGGCCGCCAGCGTGACCATCGTTAACCGCAACTGGGATCGCGCCGCCGCGTTGAGCGCCGCCGTCCGGCGCATGTTCACGTGCGCGTGTGACGCGGTCCCGCTCGACGGACACGGGTTGGCATCGACGCTCGGCGAAGCCACTCTGCTCGTACAGGCGACGACGGTGGGGGGCGGCGGCCGGCGGGAGTCGGCGGTGCCGGGCGGGCTGCTGCACCCCGGTCTCTTCGTAATGGACATGATCTACGAACCGCAGGAGACGGTGTTGCTGCGAGAGGCACGCGCGCTGGGGTGCCGCACCCTCGGTGGGCTCGCCATGCTCGTGTACCAGGGGGCGCGGGCTTTCGAGATCTGGACCGGTCGCGACGCCCCCCTGCAGGTGATGCGCGATGCCGTGGGGTTGCCGCGGGAAGCGGCTCCCAAATCCTAG
- the aroC gene encoding chorismate synthase has translation MLRFLTSGESHGRGLLVVIEGIPAALPLGEDDINAQLARRQRGYGRGGRMQIEQDRVEIYAGVMGGLTIGAPIGMHIGNKDWRKSEPPLTRPRPGHADLAGALKYHFDDVRRVLERSSARETVSRVAVGAVCRTLLRQFGISLASHVVELGGIAIGRRPARYEEIPQLAEESPLRCVDPEAEARMIAAIDRAKEAGDTLGGVFEVVATGLPVGLGSYVHWDRRLDGRLAQAVMSINAIKGVEVGEGFQEARLPGSSAHDEIFYDAGRGFYRGTNRAGGTEGGMTTGDPLVIRVAMKPLSTLRSPLASVDIVTKERVEAAVVRSDVTAVPAAGVIGEAMVAFVLADALIEKFGGDSLDQMRVAYEAHQRWVRSGPGV, from the coding sequence GTGTTGCGATTTCTGACCTCAGGCGAATCTCACGGGCGGGGATTATTGGTGGTCATCGAGGGCATCCCGGCCGCCCTCCCGCTTGGCGAGGATGATATCAACGCCCAGCTGGCCCGTCGGCAGCGCGGCTACGGCCGCGGCGGCCGGATGCAGATCGAGCAGGACCGGGTGGAGATCTACGCCGGCGTGATGGGGGGCCTGACGATTGGCGCGCCGATTGGGATGCACATCGGCAACAAAGACTGGCGCAAGAGCGAGCCCCCGCTCACCCGGCCTCGTCCGGGACACGCCGACCTCGCGGGTGCGCTGAAATATCATTTCGATGACGTGCGCCGGGTGCTGGAGCGGTCGAGCGCGCGCGAGACGGTGTCCCGGGTCGCCGTGGGCGCGGTCTGCCGGACGCTCCTGAGGCAGTTCGGGATCAGCCTGGCCAGTCACGTCGTGGAGCTCGGCGGGATCGCGATCGGTCGCCGGCCCGCGCGTTACGAGGAGATCCCCCAACTCGCCGAGGAGTCGCCGCTGCGCTGCGTCGATCCGGAGGCGGAGGCACGGATGATCGCCGCGATCGACCGGGCCAAGGAGGCGGGCGACACCCTCGGCGGGGTGTTCGAGGTGGTCGCGACCGGCCTCCCGGTGGGATTGGGATCCTACGTCCACTGGGACCGGCGCCTGGACGGCCGGCTGGCGCAGGCGGTCATGTCGATCAACGCGATCAAGGGCGTCGAGGTCGGCGAGGGATTTCAGGAAGCGCGCCTGCCCGGGTCCTCCGCGCACGACGAGATCTTCTATGATGCGGGGCGCGGCTTCTACCGTGGAACGAATCGCGCCGGGGGCACCGAGGGCGGCATGACGACCGGGGATCCATTGGTCATCCGCGTGGCGATGAAGCCGCTCAGCACGCTGCGCAGCCCCCTCGCCTCGGTCGACATCGTGACCAAGGAGCGCGTGGAGGCCGCGGTGGTCCGAAGCGACGTCACGGCGGTGCCCGCGGCCGGCGTGATCGGGGAAGCGATGGTCGCGTTCGTCCTCGCCGACGCGCTGATCGAAAAGTTCGGTGGGGACAGCCTGGATCAGATGCGCGTCGCCTACGAGGCACACCAGCGCTGGGTTCGCTCCGGCCCTGGGGTGTAG
- a CDS encoding phosphoribosyltransferase family protein, with amino-acid sequence MRYDGREFYEIEVAGLRRKLPVVSVSDSLWIAAFVLWGDVELTNACARAISARLQPMEFDCLVSIEAKALPLVHMVATYLSDPIAGRFFPYIVFRKSVKSYMKRPRTVQVKSITTAAVQALVLDGPEAERLQGSRVAIVDDVVSTGGSLRAVEQLLDQVGATVVARATVLLEEGGYENSNLIALGKLPIFTK; translated from the coding sequence ATGCGATACGACGGGCGGGAGTTTTATGAGATCGAAGTCGCGGGGCTGCGCCGCAAATTGCCCGTCGTCTCCGTGAGTGACTCGCTGTGGATCGCCGCGTTCGTTCTGTGGGGGGACGTCGAGCTCACCAACGCCTGCGCCCGGGCGATCTCTGCGCGGCTGCAACCCATGGAATTCGACTGCCTGGTCTCGATCGAAGCCAAGGCGCTTCCTCTTGTCCACATGGTGGCGACCTATCTGTCCGATCCGATCGCGGGGCGGTTCTTCCCCTATATCGTCTTTCGAAAGAGCGTCAAAAGCTACATGAAGCGCCCCCGCACCGTCCAAGTCAAATCAATCACCACGGCCGCGGTGCAGGCACTGGTCCTCGACGGGCCCGAAGCGGAGCGGCTGCAGGGAAGCCGGGTCGCGATCGTCGATGACGTCGTGAGCACGGGCGGAAGCCTCCGGGCGGTGGAACAACTGCTCGACCAAGTGGGGGCAACCGTTGTGGCCCGGGCGACGGTCTTGCTCGAAGAGGGCGGCTACGAGAACAGCAATCTGATCGCGCTGGGGAAATTGCCGATCTTTACCAAATAG
- the aroB gene encoding 3-dehydroquinate synthase: MPASVILIGFMGTGKTAVGRAVAARLGRPFVDTDALIETRAGRPIPRIFAEDGEEAFRRLEAQAVADAADQSGAVIATGGGVVLSPANMDRLRRTGIVVALHADPKAILARVGGGGDRPLLGGDPEQGIRRLLDERSTLYAQADFTVETSALPLDAVVDRVAAIVAAAEASPRSAAGSPQVVRVDLGSRGYDVCIGRGILADAAAYIGRAVPAGRLALLTHPRIDALYGRALAEALRRAGYDVVTVIVPPSESSKSLRVATRVFDALVDARCDRRSALLALGGGVAGDLGGFVAATFLRGIPWVSVPTTLLAQVDASLGGKTGINFRAKNLIGVVHQPALVLSDIETLGSLPRRELRSGMAEVVKTGVIGAPDLFEYVEGHLAAWRRRDPALLAWIVARCAAYKAGVVAGDELEAGPRMVLNYGHTIGHGIEAAARYRGLTHGEAIAVGMTLEARIAVRMGVCDEALLNRQTRLLEALGLPVRLRALRRGGAPAGREIQAAMGHDKKAAAGRLRFVLPEALGRTAIRDDVSPALIEEVLVDD, from the coding sequence GTGCCGGCGAGCGTCATCCTCATCGGCTTCATGGGCACGGGCAAGACCGCGGTCGGGCGGGCGGTCGCGGCCCGGCTCGGCCGGCCCTTTGTGGATACCGACGCGCTGATCGAGACACGCGCCGGCCGTCCCATCCCGCGGATCTTCGCCGAGGACGGCGAGGAGGCGTTCAGGCGGCTGGAAGCCCAGGCGGTCGCGGATGCAGCCGATCAGAGCGGCGCCGTCATCGCGACGGGGGGCGGGGTCGTCCTCAGCCCCGCGAACATGGACCGGCTTCGACGCACCGGCATCGTCGTTGCGCTCCACGCCGATCCGAAGGCGATCCTGGCTCGGGTCGGGGGCGGCGGTGACCGCCCGCTCTTGGGCGGCGATCCCGAGCAGGGCATCCGCCGGCTCCTCGACGAGCGGAGTACGCTCTACGCGCAGGCCGATTTCACCGTGGAGACCTCGGCGCTGCCGCTCGACGCGGTGGTGGACCGTGTCGCGGCCATCGTCGCCGCCGCGGAGGCGTCCCCACGCTCCGCCGCCGGTTCCCCGCAGGTGGTTCGCGTGGATCTCGGTTCTCGGGGGTACGACGTCTGCATCGGCCGGGGGATCCTGGCGGATGCCGCCGCCTATATCGGCCGAGCCGTCCCGGCCGGCCGGCTGGCGCTGCTGACGCATCCCCGGATCGACGCGCTGTACGGACGCGCGCTCGCCGAGGCGCTCCGCCGCGCCGGGTACGACGTCGTGACGGTGATCGTGCCCCCTTCCGAGTCCAGCAAGAGCCTGCGTGTCGCGACCCGGGTCTTCGACGCCCTCGTTGACGCTCGGTGCGACCGGCGCAGCGCCCTGCTCGCGCTGGGCGGCGGGGTGGCCGGTGACCTCGGGGGGTTCGTCGCGGCGACCTTCCTGCGGGGAATTCCCTGGGTGTCGGTGCCGACGACCCTGCTCGCGCAGGTGGATGCCAGCCTGGGGGGGAAAACGGGGATCAATTTCCGCGCGAAAAACTTGATCGGCGTCGTGCATCAGCCCGCGCTCGTGCTCTCGGACATCGAGACGCTCGGCTCGCTGCCGCGGCGGGAGCTGCGATCGGGCATGGCCGAGGTGGTCAAGACCGGCGTGATCGGCGCCCCCGATCTCTTCGAGTACGTCGAGGGACACCTCGCCGCATGGCGCCGCCGCGATCCCGCTCTGCTCGCCTGGATCGTGGCTCGCTGCGCCGCCTACAAGGCCGGGGTCGTCGCGGGGGATGAACTGGAGGCCGGGCCGCGGATGGTGCTCAATTACGGGCACACCATCGGCCACGGGATCGAGGCGGCGGCGAGGTACCGCGGGCTCACCCACGGCGAGGCGATCGCCGTCGGAATGACGCTGGAGGCGCGGATCGCGGTGCGGATGGGTGTGTGCGACGAGGCGCTCCTTAATCGCCAGACCCGGCTGCTCGAGGCGCTGGGCCTCCCCGTCCGGCTCCGGGCCCTGCGCCGCGGCGGGGCGCCCGCGGGCCGGGAGATACAGGCGGCGATGGGCCACGACAAAAAGGCCGCGGCGGGGCGGTTGCGCTTCGTGCTCCCCGAGGCGTTGGGGCGAACGGCGATCCGGGACGATGTGTCCCCCGCGCTCATCGAGGAGGTGCTCGTCGATGATTAA
- a CDS encoding SDR family NAD(P)-dependent oxidoreductase, with the protein MRLEGKVAAITGAAGDGLGRAISLAFAREGADVAVLDIRSAEGTVGPIEDLGRRALGIRVDIADAGRTVTALEQVTAVLGPIDVLVNAAVIVTRGSVLELTLEAWDRVYRVNLRGYFVTSQWVAKDMIRRGAGGSIINIASISGTNATRNLAHYCAAKGGVIMLTRCMGVELAPYGIRVNAISPGAFETDINRALMADPAFRKLRSDPVPLGRIGQPREVAGAAVLLACEESKLHGRGQPDHRRRSSRAVATTIW; encoded by the coding sequence ATGCGATTGGAGGGCAAGGTCGCCGCCATCACGGGAGCCGCGGGCGACGGCTTGGGACGGGCGATTTCGCTGGCGTTCGCCCGGGAGGGGGCGGACGTCGCGGTGCTCGACATCCGCTCTGCCGAGGGGACGGTGGGTCCGATCGAAGATCTCGGTCGGCGCGCGCTGGGGATTCGCGTGGACATTGCCGATGCCGGTCGGACGGTCACCGCGCTCGAGCAGGTGACCGCGGTGCTTGGGCCGATCGACGTGCTGGTGAACGCCGCGGTGATTGTCACCCGCGGATCCGTGCTCGAGCTGACCCTTGAGGCTTGGGACCGCGTCTACCGCGTCAACTTACGCGGCTACTTCGTGACGAGCCAGTGGGTGGCCAAGGACATGATCCGCCGCGGGGCGGGGGGAAGCATCATTAACATCGCATCGATCAGCGGCACCAATGCGACCCGGAACCTCGCCCACTACTGCGCCGCCAAGGGCGGGGTGATCATGCTGACTCGGTGTATGGGTGTTGAACTCGCCCCGTACGGCATTCGGGTGAACGCGATCTCGCCGGGGGCGTTTGAAACCGACATCAACCGAGCGCTGATGGCTGACCCGGCGTTCCGAAAGTTGCGGAGCGATCCCGTACCGTTGGGACGGATCGGCCAGCCCCGCGAGGTCGCGGGGGCCGCTGTCCTGCTGGCGTGCGAGGAGAGCAAGCTTCATGGTCGGGGCCAACCTGATCATCGACGGCGGTCAAGTCGCGCAGTAGCGACGACTATTTGGTAA
- a CDS encoding twin-arginine translocase TatA/TatE family subunit, whose product MFDNPEKLFIILVIALLVLGPQKLMGLGGSLGKAIRDFRGSIRDAQDSFRDAMDEASKPEDDPTAPALPAPDPAVPSVIFPETPMPAAASDANAHDPLSEDEERDSLASEPSARAVQELLPRKE is encoded by the coding sequence GTGTTCGACAACCCAGAGAAGCTCTTCATCATCTTGGTGATCGCGCTCCTGGTTCTTGGCCCACAGAAACTGATGGGTCTGGGCGGATCGCTGGGCAAAGCGATCCGGGACTTTCGCGGTTCGATCAGGGATGCCCAGGACTCATTCCGAGATGCCATGGACGAGGCAAGCAAGCCTGAGGACGACCCCACGGCTCCCGCCCTGCCGGCGCCCGATCCTGCCGTTCCGTCGGTGATATTCCCCGAGACGCCCATGCCCGCCGCGGCGTCGGACGCGAATGCCCACGACCCTCTCTCCGAGGACGAGGAGCGTGACTCCTTAGCCTCAGAACCTTCCGCCCGGGCCGTCCAGGAACTCCTCCCGCGGAAAGAGTGA